One part of the Procambarus clarkii isolate CNS0578487 chromosome 41, FALCON_Pclarkii_2.0, whole genome shotgun sequence genome encodes these proteins:
- the LOC138373213 gene encoding serum response factor-binding protein 1-like, whose amino-acid sequence MVMETTAIRRIIIESSATRRMVMETTATRRMVMETTATRRMVMETTATRRMVMETTATRRMVMETTATRRMVMKSTATRRMVMETTATRRMVMESTATRRMVMETTATRRMVMETTATRRMVMETTATRRMVMETTATRRMVMEYTVTIS is encoded by the coding sequence ATGGTTATGGAGACCACTGCCATTCGTAGGATAATTATAGAGTCCTCTGCCACTCGTAGGATGGTTATGGAGACCACTGCCACTCGTAGGATGGTTATGGAGACCACTGCCACTCGTAGGATGGTTATGGAGACCACTGCCACTCGTAGGATGGTTATGGAGACCACTGCCACTCGTAGGATGGTTATGGAGACCACTGCCACTCGTAGGATGGTTATGAAGTCCACTGCCACTCGTAGGATGGTTATGGAGACCACTGCCACTCGTAGGATGgttatggagtccactgccactCGTAGGATGGTTATGGAGACCACTGCCACTCGTAGGATGGTTATGGAGACCACTGCCACTCGTAGGATGGTTATGGAGACCACTGCCACTCGTAGGATGGTTATGGAGACCACTGCCACTCGTAGGATGGTTATGGAGTACACTGTAACTATTAGCTAG